A stretch of the Rosa rugosa chromosome 5, drRosRugo1.1, whole genome shotgun sequence genome encodes the following:
- the LOC133710347 gene encoding stress-response A/B barrel domain-containing protein HS1: MEEAKGVVKHVLLAKFKEGVSESQIDQLIKGYANLVNLIDPMESFHWGKDVSIENLHQGFTHIFESSFKSTEAVAEYVAHPAHVDFANLFLSHLEKVLVFDYKPTTVCV, translated from the exons atggaggaaGCAAAGGGAGTGGTGAAGCATGTATTGCTAGCCAAGTTCAAAGAAGGAGTCTCTGAGTCTCAGATTGACCAACTCATCAAAGGCTATGCCAACCTCGTCAATCTCATTGATCCCATGGAGTCCTTCCACTG GGGAAAGGACGTGAGCATTGAGAACCTGCATCAAGGTTTCACTCATATCTTCGAGTCCAGCTTTAAGAGTACTGAGGCTGTTGCGGAGTATGTAGCTCATCCTGCCCATGTTGATTTTGCTAACTTGTTCCTCTCCCATTTGGAGAAAGTCCTTGTGTTTGATTACAAACCCACTACAGTTTGTGTCTGA